A single genomic interval of Crocosphaera sp. UHCC 0190 harbors:
- a CDS encoding class I SAM-dependent methyltransferase: MSMNCRVCDSTNLELAIDLGHQPWCNHFLKPEELGKEPFYPLRVLYCHNCGTVQLDYTVKKEIMFGDHTYLSGVTKSLSEHFKNVAQEVDDRFFKDTPNKSVLDIGSNDGTQLKHFQALGYDVLGVESSKTTAKIATDAGVPTVNDFFNLDVVKQLERKFHAINAAGVFFHLEELHSVTEGIREALENDGVFVVQFLYMKRIVDNLAFDQIYHEHLLYYNLNTIEVLLNRHGLSMFDAYLSPIHGGSIIGFVTHKYQKEPSDRLQKMRQAEVDEKSNELSTYLDFAKRIEQMKIDNLAYLDQAKQEGKIIWGFGAPVKGNTMLNYFGVGTQYLDCLVEKNELRRGLYSPGMHIPIVIEKELIELPDIYYVLAWNFKKEILANNQHLIDQKIEFYFPVDPEEI, translated from the coding sequence ATGTCTATGAATTGTCGTGTCTGTGATTCCACTAATTTAGAATTAGCCATTGATTTAGGACATCAACCCTGGTGTAATCATTTCCTAAAACCCGAAGAATTAGGAAAAGAACCTTTTTATCCCTTGCGGGTTCTCTACTGTCATAATTGTGGGACAGTGCAGTTAGATTATACTGTTAAAAAAGAAATCATGTTTGGGGATCATACCTATCTATCTGGTGTGACAAAATCCCTGAGTGAACACTTTAAAAATGTTGCCCAGGAAGTCGATGATCGCTTCTTTAAAGATACTCCAAATAAATCGGTTTTAGATATTGGTTCAAATGATGGGACACAACTGAAACATTTTCAAGCATTAGGCTATGATGTTTTAGGGGTAGAATCTTCAAAAACAACGGCAAAAATTGCCACTGATGCAGGGGTTCCGACAGTTAATGATTTCTTTAATTTAGACGTAGTAAAACAGCTTGAGCGTAAGTTTCATGCCATTAATGCAGCCGGGGTATTTTTCCATTTAGAAGAATTACATTCTGTCACCGAAGGCATTCGGGAAGCTTTAGAAAATGATGGAGTTTTTGTCGTACAATTTCTTTATATGAAGCGAATTGTTGATAATTTAGCTTTTGATCAAATTTATCATGAACACTTATTATATTATAACTTAAACACCATTGAAGTGTTACTTAATCGTCATGGTTTATCCATGTTTGATGCTTATTTATCTCCCATTCATGGTGGTTCAATTATTGGTTTTGTTACTCATAAATATCAAAAAGAACCAAGCGATCGCTTGCAAAAAATGCGTCAGGCAGAAGTGGATGAAAAGAGTAACGAATTATCGACTTATTTAGACTTTGCTAAACGCATTGAACAGATGAAGATTGATAATTTGGCCTACTTAGATCAGGCTAAACAAGAAGGGAAAATTATCTGGGGATTTGGCGCACCCGTTAAGGGGAATACCATGTTAAATTATTTTGGGGTAGGGACACAATATCTTGATTGTTTAGTCGAGAAAAATGAACTAAGACGGGGACTTTATTCCCCTGGAATGCACATTCCTATTGTGATCGAAAAAGAATTAATAGAATTGCCTGACATCTATTATGTATTAGCTTGGAACTTTAAAAAAGAAATCTTAGCCAATAATCAACATTTAATAGATCAAAAAATTGAGTTTTATTTCCCTGTTGATCCTGAAGAGATTTAG
- a CDS encoding class I SAM-dependent methyltransferase — protein sequence MNKFKDWLKNLRRRSLGLLEIENMINQSLVDTNDLIGSVQQSNSQLKFSIQQLQDYVEQNRQSIIDIEKSVNVLSSPEKLIPQLNAYTGKHYIALEYPPSRDYQPRWGYTKPIHPGLSELCQKNFDEHCENLQKLASFKPFFDKINTNFDHENPGEPGWLKTPLNAFDAALIYYFVADKKPKIYLEIGSGASTLFTARAIKDHNLATSIISIDPEPRAEVDAVCDRVIRAGLETCDLSIFSQLEAGDIVFLDGSHRSFMNSDVTVFMMDVLPILKPGVIIGIHDIVLPYDYPDSFKNWYWNEQYMLGVYLLAAAHRIKVLMPAMYMSFKPELESAFSAILEDWQEDNSVWLNGGLFWFTHQDFKEAES from the coding sequence ATGAACAAATTCAAAGATTGGTTAAAAAATTTAAGAAGACGAAGCTTAGGCTTACTAGAAATTGAAAATATGATTAATCAATCTCTAGTTGATACCAATGATTTAATTGGTAGTGTTCAGCAGTCTAATAGTCAATTAAAATTTTCAATACAACAATTACAAGACTACGTTGAACAGAACAGACAATCTATCATTGATATTGAAAAATCTGTTAATGTTCTCTCTTCTCCTGAAAAATTAATCCCTCAACTCAATGCTTACACAGGCAAACATTATATTGCCCTAGAATACCCTCCTTCCAGAGATTATCAGCCTCGGTGGGGCTATACAAAACCTATTCATCCAGGATTAAGTGAACTTTGCCAGAAAAATTTTGATGAACATTGTGAAAACCTCCAAAAATTAGCCTCTTTCAAACCATTTTTTGATAAAATTAACACCAATTTTGATCACGAAAATCCGGGGGAACCTGGTTGGTTAAAAACGCCACTGAATGCCTTTGATGCTGCCTTAATTTATTACTTTGTTGCTGATAAAAAGCCCAAAATATACTTAGAAATAGGCTCTGGTGCCAGTACCTTATTTACAGCAAGAGCAATTAAAGATCACAATTTAGCAACATCAATTATATCCATTGATCCTGAGCCTCGCGCTGAAGTTGACGCAGTATGCGATCGGGTGATTCGTGCTGGCTTAGAAACTTGTGATTTGAGTATTTTTTCTCAGTTAGAAGCAGGAGATATTGTCTTTCTAGATGGTAGTCATCGATCCTTTATGAATTCTGATGTAACAGTATTTATGATGGATGTTTTACCGATACTAAAACCAGGGGTAATTATCGGAATTCATGATATTGTACTTCCCTATGATTATCCTGATAGTTTTAAAAATTGGTACTGGAATGAACAATATATGTTAGGCGTTTATCTCCTAGCAGCAGCCCATCGTATTAAAGTATTAATGCCAGCCATGTATATGTCTTTTAAACCTGAATTAGAATCAGCATTTTCTGCTATTTTAGAAGACTGGCAAGAAGATAACAGTGTTTGGCTTAATGGTGGTTTATTTTGGTTTACTCATCAAGACTTTAAAGAAGCAGAATCTTAA
- a CDS encoding glycosyltransferase family 2 protein, which translates to MFISIVIPCYNEEEVINETHRRLVAVLEQLTPQFELIYIDDGSQDKTAELLKQLQHNDQRVKAVLLSRNFGHQMAVTAGLDHVCGEAVVLIDADLQDPPEVIEEMLNQWYQGYDVAYGVRIDRQGETPFKLWSAKLFYRLMNCLSDVPIPLDTGDFRLMDRRVVEALKIMPERDRFLRGMVSWVGFSQIAVPYQRSRRLAGVSKYPLFKMIRFAFDGILSFSLVPLRLAIWAGLLAFALSIIGIIYALFVRLFTLSWVPGWTLSFIAILFIGGIQLVFLGVIGEYIGRIYREDKRRPLYLVREKLGFGEEYYNRRPNRPKQTITIGENSSEKFR; encoded by the coding sequence GTGTTTATTTCAATTGTCATCCCCTGCTACAACGAAGAAGAAGTCATTAATGAAACTCATCGCCGTCTTGTGGCTGTTTTAGAACAGTTAACTCCTCAATTTGAATTAATTTATATTGATGATGGTAGTCAGGATAAAACGGCTGAACTGCTAAAGCAATTACAACACAACGATCAACGAGTTAAAGCAGTTCTCTTATCCCGAAACTTTGGTCATCAGATGGCAGTTACCGCAGGACTCGATCATGTCTGTGGGGAGGCAGTGGTGTTAATTGATGCGGATTTACAAGACCCCCCAGAAGTCATTGAAGAAATGCTCAATCAATGGTATCAAGGCTATGATGTGGCCTATGGGGTTCGTATCGATAGACAAGGAGAAACCCCTTTTAAGCTTTGGAGTGCGAAACTTTTTTATCGTCTCATGAATTGTCTCTCTGATGTGCCAATTCCCTTAGATACAGGGGATTTTCGCTTAATGGATCGGCGCGTTGTTGAAGCCTTAAAAATTATGCCAGAACGCGATCGCTTTTTGAGGGGAATGGTAAGCTGGGTAGGCTTTAGTCAAATTGCTGTTCCCTATCAACGGAGTCGCCGTTTAGCGGGTGTTAGCAAATATCCACTGTTCAAAATGATTCGCTTTGCCTTTGACGGTATTTTATCCTTTTCTTTAGTTCCTTTAAGACTGGCAATTTGGGCTGGTTTGTTGGCTTTTGCACTCTCTATCATTGGCATTATTTATGCCTTATTTGTACGATTATTTACTTTAAGTTGGGTTCCTGGATGGACTTTATCTTTCATTGCTATTCTGTTTATCGGTGGAATTCAATTAGTCTTTTTAGGGGTAATTGGTGAATATATTGGTCGTATTTATCGGGAAGATAAACGTCGTCCCCTATATTTAGTCCGGGAAAAATTAGGGTTTGGAGAAGAGTATTATAATCGGCGGCCAAATCGGCCGAAACAAACTATTACTATCGGAGAAAATTCTTCAGAAAAGTTTAGGTGA
- a CDS encoding FkbM family methyltransferase: protein MDIKDYLITKLRGVIGIIDVLTDIDRVLHAQKRDLTQQFLNQIYSGGWIKCRLNEVDILAPIEPLKMYQHCLVLGKEEKFHFLIETHCVNWLCSKIDYGDVVLDIGAAYGVITLPLAKAVGRKGRIYAFEPAKKTQKLLQEMLVLNNIENIKVVQAAISDRPGEAEFIEYTSDQDISWASDFSTLNAPDVNLSRQHISYLVPVTTIDDYVEANNLQPKAIKIDIEGFELYALYGAKSTLEKYTPYLCIDIHADVKTGKSALLEVKPFLKSLGYQMEMIEHTLLCTPKNS, encoded by the coding sequence ATGGACATTAAGGATTATCTCATTACGAAACTGCGAGGAGTAATTGGTATTATTGACGTATTAACTGACATTGATCGGGTTTTACACGCCCAAAAACGAGATTTAACCCAACAATTTCTCAACCAAATTTATTCAGGTGGATGGATTAAATGTCGTCTTAACGAAGTCGATATTTTAGCCCCAATTGAACCCCTGAAAATGTATCAACATTGTCTTGTCTTGGGAAAAGAAGAAAAATTCCATTTCTTAATTGAGACTCATTGTGTTAATTGGTTATGTTCAAAAATTGACTATGGGGATGTGGTTTTAGATATTGGGGCGGCCTATGGCGTTATCACCTTACCTTTAGCTAAAGCAGTGGGGAGAAAAGGGCGAATCTATGCCTTTGAACCCGCGAAAAAAACCCAAAAATTACTACAAGAAATGTTAGTATTAAACAACATTGAAAACATTAAAGTTGTGCAAGCTGCTATTAGCGATCGCCCTGGAGAAGCGGAATTTATTGAATATACATCGGATCAAGATATCTCTTGGGCCTCAGATTTTTCAACCCTAAATGCACCGGATGTAAATCTTAGTCGTCAGCATATCAGTTATTTAGTTCCTGTGACCACTATTGATGATTATGTAGAAGCTAATAACTTACAGCCGAAAGCGATTAAAATTGATATTGAAGGATTTGAATTATATGCCCTATATGGTGCAAAATCTACCTTAGAAAAGTATACGCCCTATCTTTGTATTGATATTCATGCTGATGTTAAAACAGGTAAATCCGCCTTATTAGAAGTAAAACCTTTCTTAAAATCTTTAGGCTATCAAATGGAGATGATCGAACATACCTTACTCTGTACACCTAAGAACAGTTAA